The Luteolibacter rhizosphaerae genome window below encodes:
- a CDS encoding DNA cytosine methyltransferase, translating to MRVIDLFSGAGGLSLGAQQAGCKLVAAVESDKWAATTYESNFPDVDVHNSDIRNIDAKKFARQKIDLVIGGPPCRAFSTSNQRNRGSKHPDSLLFKEYFRFVELIRPLGLILENVPGILQTENGSFYKQIEIAFRELGYHPSTLIVDASDYGVPQRRRRMFMIGTKVPVNLTPPKPHAQRVSVWEAISDLPKLENGAQHAELAYRRDAASSYAKKLRGKRKKCAGHLVTRNKSDLVNRFKWVPQGGNWESIPDSLWPAESRAKERHTGLYHRLKAGVPSIVVGNYRKNVLLHPTQNRGLSVREAARLQSFPDWFEFSGSIGFQQQQVANAVPPALAKEVISHIYKLLLP from the coding sequence GTGAGAGTCATAGATTTATTCTCCGGTGCGGGTGGACTCTCACTTGGCGCTCAACAAGCTGGCTGCAAGTTGGTTGCCGCCGTGGAAAGTGACAAGTGGGCGGCTACGACCTACGAGTCAAACTTCCCTGATGTTGACGTTCACAATTCTGACATCCGAAATATAGACGCCAAGAAATTTGCCCGTCAAAAAATAGATCTTGTAATAGGCGGGCCGCCTTGTCGCGCATTTTCCACCTCCAATCAAAGAAATCGAGGTTCCAAACACCCAGACTCTTTGCTCTTTAAAGAATACTTTAGATTCGTAGAGCTTATTCGCCCTCTCGGCCTTATTTTAGAGAACGTACCGGGAATCCTGCAGACTGAAAATGGCAGTTTTTACAAACAAATCGAGATAGCATTTCGGGAGCTGGGATACCACCCTTCTACTTTGATTGTAGATGCCAGCGACTATGGTGTTCCCCAAAGACGTAGACGGATGTTCATGATCGGAACGAAAGTTCCTGTGAACCTAACTCCTCCAAAACCACATGCTCAAAGAGTGAGTGTTTGGGAAGCGATCTCAGATCTTCCAAAGCTGGAAAATGGTGCACAGCATGCTGAGCTTGCTTATCGGCGAGACGCAGCAAGTAGTTACGCAAAGAAATTAAGAGGTAAGCGGAAAAAATGCGCTGGACACTTGGTTACGCGTAATAAATCTGACTTAGTGAATCGATTTAAATGGGTTCCTCAAGGAGGTAATTGGGAAAGCATTCCCGATAGTCTTTGGCCGGCTGAATCTCGAGCAAAAGAGCGACACACGGGTCTCTATCATCGCCTTAAAGCCGGCGTGCCGTCGATAGTAGTGGGAAACTACAGAAAAAATGTTCTGCTTCACCCCACCCAAAATAGAGGGTTGTCGGTAAGAGAAGCTGCTCGCCTCCAATCTTTTCCTGACTGGTTTGAATTTTCTGGTAGTATTGGATTTCAACAGCAGCAAGTCGCAAATGCTGTCCCTCCTGCTTTAGCTAAAGAGGTAATCTCTCATATTTACAAGTTGTTGCTGCCATGA
- a CDS encoding ribonucleoside-diphosphate reductase subunit alpha gives MYRAVNPDEDYLLKQVITDRFSLPASDRAFSWREVLSHERRKPITDIIVTRGDTDTHFSLEDVADAIGDSLADLLISRQADEKSIFSDVNRKFVSDVAHAVANSLTKSLDEGGRLRLSESDLYLLIEKALLENEAYDVAKSLAFRRSMEKTGTVDVHAGPHALPVRLIRRSGNVVPWSETKIEIAVRKAFLTIKENPEAAVDIAKAVTDRIRRGDQSFVHIEDVQDMVQEELMRQGRFKAAEHYILYRAQRARLRQEQEEKAEDPNQEFFVTVTPDDGKSIMWDGSELKKRIAYASIGLDLCISELEIERELRRSVGTEISEKDLKNTIILNAKALIEKDADFAKFAGRILLSYIYEEVLDWSISRDGIDKLKAAHKAAFKSYLKHGVAIKRLSPDLLDVYDLDKLAEAFDPTADLDFDYLGIQTMYDRYLVVDKTGNKPRRIETPQFFWMRVAMGLFKREEKDRESWVIRLYNLYKGRRFCSSTPTLFNSGTLHSQLSSCYLYKVDDSIESIMIRGIAENAFLSKWAGGLGGSWTAVRGTGGYIQGTNGESQGIIPFLKLHNDQLVAVNQGGKRRGSGCAYLETWHNDIEDFLELRKNTGDERRRCHDMNTANWIPDLFMKRMEDRAQWTLFRSNEVPDLHDLYGKAFEQRYTEYEAMAAEGKIWSRQFPAIELWKGMLKMLFETGHPWITFKDPCNVRSPQDHAGVIHSSNLCTEITLNTSDEETAVCNLGSVILDTHITRDGALDHEMLKETITVAIRALDNVIDINFYPTTAAKTANMRHRPIGLGVMGLQNALYKRGLAFASDAAVEFNDEFMEAIAYYAYSASSDLAAEVGTYSSYQGSKWSRGILPQDTVDLLEDERGRKIDVPRGGKMDWSVVREKIAKHGMRNSNVLAIAPTATISNIMGTTPCIEPNYKNLYVKSNLGGEFIILNSELVRDLKKAGLWNQEMVDELKYFKGELEDIESIPTAIKNKHKTVFSIGHEYIVDAAARRQKWIDQSQSVNLFLATPDMKTLSHMYRRAWDKGLKTTYYLRTLQANDSESFTGKVTKEIRGLMARDGGVSPEKPTYSAEEKMACSIDAMMNGGTCEACQ, from the coding sequence ATGTATCGTGCCGTTAATCCTGACGAAGACTACCTGCTGAAGCAGGTCATCACCGACCGTTTCTCCCTTCCGGCTTCCGACCGCGCTTTTTCCTGGCGCGAGGTGCTGTCGCATGAGCGGCGCAAGCCGATCACCGATATCATCGTGACCCGTGGTGACACGGATACCCACTTCTCGCTGGAAGACGTCGCCGATGCGATCGGTGATTCGCTGGCGGACCTGCTGATTTCCCGCCAGGCGGACGAGAAGTCGATCTTCTCGGACGTGAACCGCAAGTTCGTGTCGGACGTGGCGCACGCGGTGGCGAACTCGCTGACGAAGTCGCTGGATGAGGGCGGCCGTTTGCGCCTGTCGGAGTCCGACCTATACTTGCTGATCGAAAAGGCACTGCTTGAGAACGAAGCGTATGACGTGGCGAAGTCGCTGGCCTTCCGTCGCTCGATGGAGAAGACCGGGACCGTCGACGTCCACGCCGGCCCGCATGCACTGCCGGTGCGCCTGATCCGCCGCAGCGGCAATGTCGTGCCGTGGTCGGAGACGAAGATCGAGATCGCGGTGCGCAAGGCCTTCCTGACGATCAAGGAGAACCCGGAAGCGGCGGTGGACATCGCGAAGGCGGTGACGGACCGGATCCGCCGCGGGGACCAGTCCTTCGTGCACATCGAGGACGTGCAGGACATGGTGCAGGAGGAGCTGATGCGCCAGGGCCGCTTCAAGGCGGCGGAGCACTACATCCTGTATCGTGCGCAGCGCGCGCGCCTGCGCCAGGAGCAGGAGGAGAAGGCGGAGGATCCGAACCAGGAATTCTTCGTCACCGTGACGCCGGATGATGGCAAGTCCATCATGTGGGACGGCAGCGAGCTGAAGAAGCGGATCGCGTATGCCTCGATCGGCCTCGACCTGTGCATCAGCGAGCTGGAGATCGAGCGTGAGCTGCGCCGCTCCGTGGGCACGGAGATCTCCGAGAAGGACCTCAAGAACACGATCATCCTGAATGCGAAGGCGCTGATCGAGAAGGACGCGGACTTCGCGAAATTCGCCGGCCGGATCCTGCTCTCCTACATCTACGAGGAAGTGCTGGACTGGAGCATCTCGCGCGACGGGATCGACAAGCTGAAGGCGGCGCACAAGGCGGCCTTCAAGAGCTACCTGAAGCACGGCGTGGCGATCAAACGCCTGAGCCCGGACCTGCTGGATGTCTATGACCTGGACAAGCTGGCGGAGGCCTTCGACCCGACGGCGGACCTGGACTTCGACTACCTCGGGATCCAGACGATGTACGACCGCTATTTGGTGGTCGACAAGACGGGCAACAAGCCGCGCCGGATCGAGACGCCACAGTTCTTCTGGATGCGCGTGGCGATGGGCCTGTTCAAGCGCGAGGAGAAGGACCGCGAGAGCTGGGTGATCCGCCTCTACAATCTCTACAAGGGACGGCGCTTCTGCTCCTCCACGCCGACGCTCTTCAACTCCGGCACGCTGCACAGCCAGCTTTCCTCCTGCTACCTGTACAAGGTGGATGACTCGATCGAGAGCATCATGATCCGCGGGATCGCGGAGAACGCCTTCCTCTCGAAGTGGGCGGGCGGCCTGGGCGGTTCGTGGACGGCGGTGCGCGGCACCGGCGGCTACATCCAAGGCACGAACGGCGAATCGCAGGGGATCATCCCCTTCCTGAAGCTGCACAACGACCAGCTGGTGGCGGTGAACCAGGGCGGCAAGCGCCGCGGTTCCGGCTGCGCCTATCTGGAGACCTGGCACAACGACATCGAGGACTTCCTGGAGCTGCGCAAGAACACGGGCGACGAGCGCCGCCGCTGCCACGACATGAACACCGCGAACTGGATTCCGGACCTGTTCATGAAGCGGATGGAAGACCGCGCGCAGTGGACCCTATTCCGCTCGAACGAAGTGCCGGACCTGCACGACCTGTATGGAAAGGCCTTCGAGCAACGCTACACGGAGTACGAGGCGATGGCGGCGGAAGGGAAGATCTGGTCCCGCCAATTCCCGGCGATCGAGCTGTGGAAGGGGATGCTGAAGATGCTGTTCGAGACGGGGCACCCGTGGATCACCTTCAAGGATCCCTGCAACGTGCGCTCCCCGCAGGACCATGCCGGCGTGATCCACTCCAGCAACCTGTGCACGGAGATCACGCTGAACACCTCCGACGAGGAGACGGCGGTGTGCAACCTGGGCTCGGTGATCCTGGACACGCACATCACCCGCGACGGCGCGCTGGACCACGAGATGCTGAAGGAGACCATCACGGTGGCGATCCGGGCGCTGGACAACGTGATCGACATCAACTTCTACCCGACGACGGCGGCGAAGACGGCGAACATGCGCCACCGGCCGATCGGCCTGGGCGTGATGGGCCTACAGAACGCGCTCTACAAGCGCGGGCTGGCCTTCGCCTCGGATGCGGCGGTGGAGTTCAATGACGAGTTCATGGAGGCGATCGCCTACTATGCCTATAGTGCCTCGAGCGACCTGGCGGCGGAAGTGGGGACCTACTCCAGCTACCAGGGCTCCAAGTGGTCGCGCGGGATCCTGCCGCAGGACACGGTGGACCTGCTGGAAGACGAGCGCGGCCGGAAGATCGACGTGCCGCGCGGCGGCAAGATGGACTGGTCCGTGGTGCGCGAGAAGATCGCGAAGCACGGGATGCGGAACTCGAACGTGCTGGCGATCGCGCCGACGGCGACGATTTCCAACATCATGGGCACCACGCCGTGCATCGAGCCGAACTACAAGAACCTGTATGTGAAGAGCAACCTGGGCGGCGAGTTCATCATCCTGAACTCCGAGCTGGTGCGCGACCTGAAGAAGGCCGGGCTGTGGAACCAGGAGATGGTGGACGAGCTGAAGTACTTCAAGGGCGAGCTAGAGGACATCGAGTCGATCCCGACGGCGATCAAGAACAAGCACAAGACGGTGTTCAGCATCGGCCACGAGTACATCGTGGATGCGGCGGCACGGCGCCAGAAGTGGATCGACCAGAGCCAGAGCGTGAACCTGTTCCTGGCGACGCCGGACATGAAGACGCTGAGCCACATGTATCGCCGGGCCTGGGACAAGGGTCTGAAGACGACCTACTACCTGCGCACGCTGCAGGCGAACGACAGCGAGTCCTTCACCGGCAAGGTGACCAAGGAGATCCGCGGCCTGATGGCACGGGACGGCGGCGTGAGCCCCGAGAAACCAACCTACAGCGCCGAGGAGAAGATGGCCTGCTCGATCGACGCCATGATGAATGGCGGGACGTGCGAGGCGTGTCAGTGA
- a CDS encoding four helix bundle protein codes for MAVTTFEDLEVWKRSCQLAVDVCVALHDSRDYALKDQMQRSAISVPSNIAEGAERDSDGDFIRFLRISKGSCGELRTQLYISERVRQKVGQAPLAGSRPMIQETKEISAMLQGLIRSIDSRRSS; via the coding sequence ATGGCGGTTACCACATTTGAAGATTTGGAAGTCTGGAAGCGCAGCTGCCAGCTTGCGGTCGATGTGTGCGTGGCGTTGCATGATTCACGCGATTACGCGCTGAAGGATCAAATGCAGCGCTCGGCCATTTCAGTGCCCTCCAACATTGCCGAAGGAGCTGAACGCGACAGCGATGGAGACTTCATTCGTTTCCTCCGCATCAGCAAAGGCTCCTGTGGTGAACTCCGCACCCAACTCTATATCTCCGAGCGAGTCCGACAGAAGGTTGGGCAAGCTCCGCTCGCAGGCTCTCGTCCCATGATCCAGGAGACCAAAGAAATCTCCGCGATGCTCCAAGGGCTCATCCGCAGCATCGATTCCCGCCGCTCTTCCTGA
- a CDS encoding ribonucleotide-diphosphate reductase subunit beta, whose translation MSATTTITLGARTFVLDREKAEQAFAAKKVINGRETMFFNILPLKYQWAYDLYKTMKNNHWEPEDITMQKDVEQWRSDEISDVERWIIKMGIGYFSAAEGIVGDNVLHVVREVVTAPELKLVLGRHAHEENIHADSLVYMLSSLGLNPHECEAMFEDVPSITAKNHFVVSNSRALRRDIDLTVTENKQALAKNIFMFGQVMEGTQFYGLFGMILSLYRQNKFPGIGAMFRYTLRDESNHIEVFRNLLMDLVDENPDIWTEDFREDLRATMKEGITLEKTFIRDCLPVAGLGLNSADFEAYIDYIADRRLASCGLAPLNESVTNPFPWLAEMMDIKKETNFFEGRVTEYQKASALSSVDDDEL comes from the coding sequence ATGTCCGCCACCACCACGATTACCCTCGGAGCCCGCACATTCGTGCTCGATCGCGAGAAGGCCGAGCAGGCCTTCGCCGCCAAGAAAGTCATCAACGGTCGCGAGACCATGTTCTTCAACATCCTGCCGCTGAAGTACCAGTGGGCGTACGACCTGTACAAGACGATGAAGAACAACCACTGGGAGCCGGAGGACATCACGATGCAGAAGGATGTCGAGCAGTGGCGCTCGGACGAGATCAGCGACGTGGAGCGCTGGATCATCAAGATGGGGATCGGCTACTTCTCGGCAGCCGAAGGGATCGTGGGGGACAACGTGCTGCATGTGGTCCGCGAGGTGGTGACGGCACCCGAACTGAAGCTGGTGCTGGGCCGCCACGCACACGAGGAGAACATCCATGCGGACTCGCTGGTTTACATGCTTTCCTCGCTGGGGCTGAACCCGCACGAGTGCGAGGCGATGTTCGAGGATGTGCCCTCGATCACGGCGAAGAATCACTTTGTGGTGTCGAACTCCCGAGCGCTGCGCCGGGACATTGACCTGACGGTGACCGAGAACAAGCAGGCGCTGGCGAAGAACATCTTCATGTTCGGCCAGGTCATGGAGGGCACCCAGTTCTACGGTCTGTTCGGGATGATCCTGAGCCTCTACCGCCAGAACAAGTTCCCGGGCATCGGCGCCATGTTCCGCTACACGCTGCGCGACGAGTCCAACCACATCGAAGTGTTCCGCAACCTCCTCATGGACCTCGTCGATGAGAACCCCGACATCTGGACCGAGGACTTCCGCGAAGACCTCCGCGCCACGATGAAGGAGGGGATCACGCTGGAGAAGACCTTCATTCGCGACTGTTTGCCGGTGGCGGGGCTGGGCCTGAATTCCGCCGACTTCGAGGCGTACATCGATTACATCGCCGACCGCCGCCTCGCTTCTTGTGGTTTGGCTCCTCTCAACGAGAGCGTCACCAACCCGTTCCCTTGGCTTGCCGAGATGATGGACATCAAGAAGGAGACCAACTTCTTCGAAGGCCGAGTTACCGAGTATCAAAAGGCTTCGGCACTGAGCTCGGTTGACGATGACGAACTCTGA
- a CDS encoding response regulator encodes MSQLPDTKAAGAAVRYRVLVVDDEPTLRLGFSYALSDHDTDTAAGGVEALSKLENESYDLVILDLRMPDIDGLRVIESLRRHGNSLPVVLCSAVITPSAALRAITGQVVDFLLKPVHPKELRGVVKHVMAPGGDGFALAMAQARAGRHDEAVRALQDLGEESERVQAWLGILRAIRMGSLEGEAAAFGRLEKEGLSALAFRAA; translated from the coding sequence ATGTCCCAATTGCCTGACACCAAGGCGGCGGGGGCTGCCGTTCGATACCGGGTTCTGGTGGTGGATGATGAGCCGACGCTGCGGCTCGGGTTTTCGTATGCGCTTTCGGATCACGACACGGACACGGCGGCGGGGGGCGTGGAGGCTTTGTCGAAGCTGGAGAATGAGAGCTACGACCTGGTGATCCTGGATCTGCGGATGCCGGATATCGACGGGTTGCGGGTGATCGAGTCGTTGAGGCGGCATGGGAATTCCCTACCGGTGGTGTTGTGCAGTGCGGTGATCACGCCGTCGGCGGCGTTGAGGGCGATTACGGGGCAGGTGGTGGACTTTTTACTTAAGCCAGTGCATCCCAAGGAGTTGCGCGGGGTGGTGAAGCATGTGATGGCGCCGGGGGGGGACGGGTTTGCGCTGGCGATGGCGCAGGCGCGGGCGGGGCGGCATGACGAGGCGGTCCGGGCCTTGCAGGATTTGGGGGAGGAGAGCGAGCGGGTGCAGGCCTGGCTGGGGATTTTGCGGGCGATCCGGATGGGGAGCCTGGAGGGGGAGGCGGCGGCGTTCGGGCGGCTGGAGAAGGAGGGGCTGTCGGCCTTGGCCTTCCGGGCGGCTTGA
- a CDS encoding sensor histidine kinase: protein MLRTRLFYGLLTLILLLWGVGAAALVLVRDANRRYQNSLENNYPAIKTARSFGVLTSAIDAHYLPALTGDPPYKPPDKTLFQFNQSELVAKLESLRRSDDDVWNEVLDNLQQSLTTYFEEYESFFRGEVATREDAAKLLTSLSRQSQGITQQSENVFLLAEERLKAGVAVENKSANNTLFVTVLVIVGTAIAVFIYHQLVRHLVDPVEGLRRSIDEIRKGNFELTLPEPGTDSEFRAVATAFNDMAAELRLRRGETEERVMRTNLVNRAILEAIPSPVFVLGDDGRILQLNPAAETLTESLGVPNRIPAKIQRILEESADAGMNHLPEDPREALLFRVGEREHFYLPRIFRFTSEDGIHSGRAVLLHNVTRIRWLDDMKTNLLSTVSHEVKTPLTGIRMVLHLLLEERSGVLSPIQRTMVSSANDDCERLLATLNTLLDLSRAESGTTHLDRVPVGLPGALQRSERLFAPKAGEKGISIQVETHNDLPDVSADPLRLDEVLNNLVSNAIKHSPAGGMVTLRTSQPDADHVRVSVIDEGPGVPEEAQSRIFERFFRAPGQDSDGVGLGLFICREIMRAHEGRIGLRERKDNQTEFYIDVPIA, encoded by the coding sequence ATGTTACGCACCCGACTGTTCTACGGGCTTTTGACCCTGATCCTGCTCCTGTGGGGAGTCGGAGCGGCGGCGCTCGTACTGGTGCGGGATGCGAATCGGCGTTATCAGAACAGCTTGGAGAACAACTACCCGGCGATCAAGACCGCCCGGAGTTTTGGCGTCCTCACCTCGGCCATTGATGCCCACTATTTGCCGGCCTTAACCGGTGATCCACCCTACAAGCCGCCGGACAAGACGCTCTTCCAATTCAATCAGAGCGAACTCGTGGCGAAGCTCGAAAGCCTGCGTCGCAGCGATGACGATGTGTGGAACGAGGTTCTGGACAATCTCCAGCAATCCCTCACCACCTATTTCGAGGAATATGAGAGTTTCTTCCGTGGAGAGGTCGCCACGCGTGAGGATGCGGCGAAGCTTCTGACCTCGCTGAGCCGGCAATCGCAGGGCATCACCCAGCAGTCGGAGAACGTGTTCCTTCTCGCGGAAGAGCGTCTGAAGGCCGGCGTGGCTGTGGAGAACAAGTCCGCGAATAACACGCTCTTTGTAACGGTTCTCGTCATCGTCGGCACGGCCATTGCGGTTTTTATCTACCATCAGCTCGTACGCCACTTGGTGGACCCCGTCGAGGGACTGCGGCGTTCGATTGATGAGATCAGGAAAGGTAACTTCGAGCTGACCTTGCCGGAGCCCGGCACCGACAGCGAATTCCGCGCAGTTGCGACCGCCTTCAACGACATGGCGGCGGAGCTGCGCTTGCGTCGCGGCGAAACGGAGGAGCGGGTGATGCGCACCAACTTGGTGAACCGCGCGATCCTTGAAGCGATTCCTTCACCGGTCTTCGTACTAGGAGACGACGGTCGCATTCTTCAGCTCAATCCGGCCGCGGAGACTCTTACCGAGAGCTTGGGAGTGCCGAATCGTATCCCGGCGAAGATCCAGCGGATCCTCGAAGAGTCGGCGGATGCCGGCATGAATCACCTCCCGGAAGATCCTCGGGAGGCGCTTCTCTTCCGCGTGGGCGAACGCGAGCATTTCTATCTGCCGCGGATCTTCCGCTTCACGTCCGAGGACGGGATTCATTCCGGGCGTGCAGTCCTGCTGCACAATGTTACCCGCATCCGCTGGTTGGATGACATGAAGACCAACCTGCTTTCGACGGTGAGCCACGAGGTGAAGACTCCTCTCACGGGGATCCGGATGGTTCTTCACCTCCTCTTGGAGGAGCGCTCCGGTGTGCTTTCGCCAATTCAGAGGACGATGGTGTCTTCGGCGAACGACGATTGCGAGAGGCTGTTGGCCACGCTCAACACCCTGCTAGATCTTTCCCGAGCGGAGAGCGGGACGACGCATCTGGACCGCGTGCCGGTGGGGCTCCCGGGGGCGCTGCAGCGTTCGGAGCGACTCTTCGCCCCAAAGGCCGGCGAGAAGGGCATCTCGATCCAGGTCGAAACCCACAACGATTTGCCAGACGTCAGCGCCGACCCCTTGCGGTTGGACGAGGTACTGAACAACCTTGTATCTAACGCGATCAAGCACAGCCCGGCGGGGGGGATGGTGACGCTGCGGACCAGCCAGCCGGATGCGGATCATGTCCGCGTTTCGGTGATCGACGAGGGTCCTGGAGTGCCGGAGGAGGCGCAGAGCCGGATTTTCGAGCGGTTCTTCAGAGCACCGGGACAGGATTCGGACGGGGTGGGGCTGGGGCTATTCATTTGCCGGGAGATCATGCGGGCTCACGAGGGCCGGATCGGTCTGAGGGAGCGGAAGGACAACCAAACGGAATTCTATATCGATGTCCCAATTGCCTGA
- a CDS encoding sigma-54-dependent transcriptional regulator, whose product MDILIVDDEQSIRLTTSLALEAEGHYVETAEDGPSALRRLKEDDFQLVFLDLRLGDEDGLKVLQDILKQNPRQLVTIFTAHASVSTAVKATQLGAFDYLEKPFTPDQLRAILAKAHKALQQQVEVVRLQETVQELKSEVKHNSPPLQFKSEDERTQMEIETLFRAAASPASVLILGESGTGKSVIAKEVHDRSHLRDKPFVTVSCPSLSKELLESVLFGHMKGSFTGAIKDTWGKVHAADGGTLFLDEIGELPMEIQPKLLRLLQEREYERLGENKVRPCNVRIIAATNRDLAASVVARTFREDLFYRLNVISVTVPPLRERRADLVRFAHDYLNFFSSQMGRKIDGFSESGRQALLRHAWPGNLRELRNAIERAAILARGSKIEAEDLPIPVAAETPAAGGAAVPVIGGEYSIDHIEQTHLREVLRWAPTLQDAAAILGIDKATLYRKRKRFGMD is encoded by the coding sequence ATGGACATCCTCATCGTTGACGACGAACAGTCGATCCGCCTCACCACCTCGCTCGCTCTGGAAGCCGAGGGTCACTACGTCGAAACTGCGGAAGACGGACCCTCTGCCTTGCGTAGACTGAAGGAGGATGATTTCCAGCTCGTCTTCCTTGATCTCCGTCTTGGGGATGAGGACGGCCTTAAAGTGCTGCAGGACATCCTCAAACAAAACCCGCGGCAGCTAGTCACCATCTTTACCGCGCATGCCTCCGTCTCCACGGCGGTGAAGGCCACCCAGCTCGGTGCCTTCGATTATCTGGAGAAGCCGTTCACCCCGGACCAACTCCGCGCTATTCTGGCGAAGGCGCATAAGGCGCTCCAGCAGCAGGTGGAGGTGGTCCGTTTGCAGGAGACCGTGCAAGAGCTCAAAAGCGAGGTGAAGCACAACTCGCCCCCGCTTCAGTTCAAGTCCGAGGACGAGCGGACCCAGATGGAGATCGAAACTCTCTTCCGGGCCGCCGCTTCTCCAGCCTCCGTTCTGATCCTTGGAGAGAGCGGCACCGGTAAAAGCGTGATTGCCAAAGAGGTCCACGACCGCAGCCATCTTCGCGACAAACCCTTCGTGACCGTGAGCTGCCCGAGCCTTTCGAAGGAGCTGTTGGAAAGCGTCCTCTTCGGTCACATGAAGGGCTCCTTCACCGGCGCGATCAAGGACACATGGGGTAAGGTACATGCGGCGGATGGCGGCACCCTCTTCTTGGACGAAATTGGCGAGCTCCCCATGGAGATCCAGCCGAAGTTGCTGCGGCTCCTTCAGGAACGAGAGTATGAGCGGCTGGGCGAGAACAAGGTCCGTCCCTGCAACGTCCGGATCATCGCAGCCACGAACCGGGATCTCGCAGCCAGCGTCGTTGCCCGCACTTTCCGCGAGGACCTCTTCTATCGCTTGAACGTGATTAGCGTGACCGTTCCTCCTCTCCGCGAGCGCCGTGCCGACTTGGTCCGCTTCGCTCACGATTATCTTAACTTCTTCAGCAGCCAGATGGGGCGCAAGATTGATGGCTTTTCGGAAAGCGGTCGCCAGGCCCTTCTCCGCCATGCATGGCCAGGCAACCTCCGCGAGCTCCGTAACGCCATCGAGCGCGCGGCGATCCTTGCCCGCGGGTCCAAGATCGAAGCCGAGGACCTGCCGATCCCGGTAGCTGCAGAGACTCCTGCCGCTGGCGGAGCTGCCGTGCCGGTGATCGGAGGCGAATATAGCATCGATCATATCGAGCAGACTCACCTTCGCGAAGTGCTGCGCTGGGCACCCACTCTGCAAGACGCCGCGGCGATCCTCGGCATCGACAAGGCCACCCTCTACCGCAAGCGCAAGCGCTTCGGCATGGATTGA